A part of Salvelinus alpinus chromosome 5, SLU_Salpinus.1, whole genome shotgun sequence genomic DNA contains:
- the LOC139575495 gene encoding zinc finger protein 319 gives MTEAWQQQHAVAPPPTVVHNLPPGSDSALGCAVYGIVLQPDVASLQQQPQHGQQHAVPAQQPSLQVGGEGGHKCGACGHDISHLANPHEHQCMGTGDRSFQCTQCMKIFCQATDLLEHQCVQVEQKPFVCGVCKMGFSLLTSLAQHHNAHNNGNNPMKCSICEKTYRPGSGNNTPTSSAANPSTGEASSGGAACGASAPTEFEASGPDRPYKCSVCHKGFRHLSELSRHERVHTGEKPYKCDTCDKSFSQSSHLAHHQRTHSSERPYKCAVCEKCFKHRSHLVRHMYAHSGEHLFKCNLCEMHFKESSELLHHQCQPTVTLDRPFRCGSCGKGFKRPSDLRQHERTHSEERPFQCEECQMSFKQQYALVRHRRTHKNPADRPFKCNLCDKGFLQPSHLLYHQHVHGMESLFKCASCQKGFSQSGELLRHKCTGSGSASGSVTAATPAVEKPYKCDVCGKGYKKKSTLQRHQNSSCQEKPLKCSLCNRRFLSPSEFVTHRCDPSREKPLKCPDCEKRFKYSSELQRHRRVHTGEKPYKCSSCDKSFKQREHLVKHQAVHSREAQFKCVWCGERFVNLGALQEHTVQHTAEGGGYPAAPCIQ, from the coding sequence ATGACTGAGGCGTGGCAGCAGCAGCACGCAGTGGCCCCCCCACCCACCGTGGTGCACAACCTCCCCCCGGGCTCCGACAGCGCCCTGGGCTGTGCCGTGTACGGGATCGTCCTCCAGCCGGATGTGGCCTCCCTCCAGCAGCAGCCCCAGCACGGCCAGCAGCATGCCGTACCCGCCCAGCAGCCTTCCCTACAGGTAGGGGGCGAGGGAGGGCACAAGTGCGGAGCCTGCGGCCATGACATATCCCACCTAGCTAATCCACATGAGCACCAGTGTATGGGGACCGGGGATCGGTCGTTCCAGTGTACCCAGTGTATGAAGATCTTCTGCCAGGCCACTGATCTGCTGGAGCATCAGTGTGTACAGGTGGAGCAGAAGCCGTTTGTGTGTGGCGTGTGTAAGATGGGTTTCTCTTTGCTCACCTCGCTGGCACAGCACCACAACGCCCACAACAACGGCAACAACCCCATGAAGTGTTCCATCTGTGAGAAGACCTACCGCCCGGGCTCTGGCAACAACACCCCCACCTCCTCCGCTGCCAACCCGTCCACCGGCGAGGCCTCCAGTGGCGGGGCAGCGTGCGGAGCTTCAGCCCCTACGGAGTTTGAGGCTTCGGGACCAGACAGGCCCTACAAGTGCTCAGTGTGCCACAAGGGCTTTCGGCATCTGTCTGAGCTGTCGCGACACGAGCGGGTGCACACGGGAGAAAAGCCCTACAAGTGTGACACCTGTGACAAGAGCTTCAGCCAGTCCTCTCACCTGGCCCACCACCAGCGCACCCACAGCTCAGAGCGGCCCTACAAGTGTGCTGTCTGTGAAAAATGCTTCAAGCACCGCTCACACCTCGTGCGCCACATGTACGCCCACTCCGGCGAGCACCTGTTTAAGTGCAATTTGTGCGAGATGCACTTCAAGGAGTCGTCGGAGCTCCTGCACCACCAGTGCCAGCCCACAGTGACCTTGGACAGGCCGTTCCGCTGCGGCTCGTGTGGGAAGGGCTTCAAGCGGCCTTCGGATCTGCGGCAGCACGAACGCACGCACTCCGAGGAACGTCCGTTCCAGTGCGAGGAGTGCCAGATGAGCTTCAAGCAGCAGTACGCCCTCGTTCGTCACCGCCGCACTCACAAGAACCCAGCCGACCGGCCTTTTAAGTGTAACCTATGTGACAAGGGTTTCCTGCAGCCCTCCCACCTGCTGTACCACCAGCACGTCCATGGCATGGAGAGCCTGTTCAAGTGTGCTTCCTGCCAGAAAGGCTTCAGCCAATCCGGTGAACTGCTCCGGCACAAATGCACCGGCTCAGGGTCGGCGTCTGGCTCCGTGACCGCGGCCACGCCGGCGGTGGAGAAGCCCTACAAGTGTGACGTGTGTGGCAAAGGCTACAAGAAGAAGTCGACGCTCCAGCGCCACCAGAACTCCAGCTGTCAGGAGAAGCCGCTGAAGTGCTCCCTGTGCAACCGCCGCTTCCTGTCGCCATCTGAGTTCGTGACGCACCGCTGCGACCCGTCCCGGGAGAAGCCCCTGAAGTGTCCCGACTGCGAGAAGCGCTTCAAGTATTCCTCGGAGCTGCAACGTCACCGCCGCGTTCACACCGGGGAGAAGCCGTACAAGTGCTCCAGCTGCGACAAGAGCTTCAAACAGCGGGAACACCTGGTGAAGCACCAGGCGGTGCACTCGCGGGAAGCCCAGTTTAAGTGCGTGTGGTGCGGGGAGCGTTTTGTGAACCTAGGAGCCCTCCAGGAGCACACGGTCCAGCACACTGCAGAAGGAGGTGGTTATCCTGCAGCCCCATGTATACAGTGA